One Succinivibrio dextrinosolvens DNA window includes the following coding sequences:
- a CDS encoding fructose-1,6-bisphosphatase has translation MPATKKYTAQHLRLLRLLSTQYPNRCAVYSKLINLTSELSLPKGTEHFISDIHGEYDAFRHIINNASGVIKDKVKIVLDNCTLKEKDELCTLIYYPSTVMKKLKQENRFTDEYIKKTIVNLISMCNFFSSKYSREKVRSIIKTNFSYIIDEMMHSKSDEDHIQKLYHEKILQSIVETGSSELFIRDVCELIKTLAVAKLHVLGDIFDRGPSPDKCMDVLSSYHHLDLQWGNHDVLWMGAACGSGMCIVNVLLNNLRYNNYKMLENGYGISLRKLVLFSTSTYKDEPGYPALQKALSVLGMKLVGAIVDRHTEYNLQELKLFDHIDLKRGTLKLADGNTYHLNFTDMPTVNVNAPYQLSDGEQELMEDLISSFTSSVRLREHIQFLFTKGDMYKCYNGNLLYHGCVPLDENGQFLKIKCNNQYLSGRDYLNFCQTKIREGYLNRDDDHLDFFWYMWTAPLSPLSGRRMKIFEKLLIKEEAVQDEPRNPYYEYYHKVQTCEMILKEFGLNPKKGHIINGHTPIMAKKGESPIRARGKLLVIDGGFCRAYQDKTGIAGYTLIYNSHCLHLKAHTPFTNKRDAIDSLRDIEDIEELSVEEYKPRKLVADTDWGAELKERVRELKDLLDLYENGVIAEKLTK, from the coding sequence ATGCCTGCTACTAAAAAATACACAGCCCAGCATTTAAGACTGCTGAGACTATTATCAACTCAGTATCCTAACCGCTGTGCAGTCTACTCAAAACTTATTAATTTGACCTCAGAGCTGAGTCTTCCAAAAGGAACAGAGCATTTTATCTCCGATATTCACGGTGAATATGATGCCTTTCGGCACATCATAAACAATGCTTCTGGTGTAATTAAGGATAAGGTTAAGATTGTTCTAGATAACTGTACCCTTAAGGAAAAAGACGAACTTTGTACTCTTATCTATTACCCAAGTACGGTAATGAAAAAACTGAAACAGGAAAACCGTTTTACGGATGAGTACATTAAGAAGACTATAGTTAATCTGATTTCAATGTGTAACTTTTTCTCCTCAAAATACAGCCGAGAAAAGGTTCGTTCCATTATCAAAACCAATTTTTCCTACATCATTGACGAGATGATGCACTCGAAGTCTGATGAAGATCATATTCAAAAGCTATATCATGAAAAGATCCTTCAGTCTATTGTTGAAACTGGTAGTTCTGAACTGTTTATTAGGGATGTTTGTGAGCTAATCAAGACTCTTGCTGTGGCCAAGCTTCATGTTTTAGGTGATATCTTTGACAGAGGTCCTAGTCCTGACAAATGCATGGATGTTCTATCATCCTATCATCATCTGGATCTGCAGTGGGGTAATCATGATGTTCTCTGGATGGGAGCAGCCTGTGGCAGTGGGATGTGCATTGTCAATGTTCTGTTAAACAATCTTCGCTACAACAACTATAAGATGCTTGAAAACGGATATGGCATCTCATTGCGAAAACTGGTGCTCTTTAGCACTAGCACTTATAAGGATGAACCTGGTTATCCTGCTCTGCAGAAAGCCTTGTCGGTATTAGGAATGAAGCTGGTTGGTGCTATAGTTGACAGACATACTGAATACAATCTTCAGGAGCTGAAGCTTTTTGATCATATTGATCTTAAGAGAGGCACTCTCAAGCTTGCGGATGGAAATACTTATCATCTCAATTTTACAGATATGCCAACTGTTAATGTGAATGCTCCATATCAGTTGTCAGACGGTGAACAGGAACTAATGGAAGACCTGATTTCTTCCTTTACCAGTTCAGTTCGTCTTAGAGAACATATACAGTTCCTGTTTACAAAAGGTGATATGTATAAATGCTACAACGGTAATCTTCTTTATCATGGATGTGTTCCATTAGATGAGAATGGTCAGTTTTTAAAGATTAAATGTAATAATCAGTATCTAAGTGGCAGAGATTATCTGAATTTCTGTCAGACCAAGATTCGTGAAGGCTATCTTAATAGAGATGATGACCACCTGGATTTCTTCTGGTATATGTGGACAGCTCCGTTATCCCCATTATCCGGCAGACGTATGAAAATCTTTGAGAAACTTCTGATAAAAGAAGAAGCTGTTCAGGACGAACCAAGAAATCCTTATTATGAGTATTATCACAAGGTTCAGACCTGTGAGATGATTTTAAAGGAATTCGGTCTAAATCCTAAAAAAGGCCATATTATCAATGGACATACTCCAATTATGGCAAAAAAAGGGGAGTCACCTATCAGAGCCAGAGGCAAACTCCTAGTTATTGACGGTGGATTCTGCAGAGCATATCAGGATAAGACTGGTATTGCAGGTTACACTCTTATTTATAATTCTCACTGCCTTCATTTAAAAGCTCATACTCCTTTTACAAACAAGCGTGATGCCATTGATTCACTTCGTGATATTGAGGATATTGAAGAGCTGTCAGTTGAAGAATATAAGCCAAGAAAACTTGTTGCTGATACTGACTGGGGAGCAGAGCTTAAGGAAAGAGTACGAGAGCTAAAAGATCTTCTTGATCTTTATGAGAATGGTGTTATTGCTGAAAAACTAACAAAATAA
- a CDS encoding iron-containing alcohol dehydrogenase: MENFEFVVPTKYIFGQGTSSKCGDTIKSYGYKNVLVVYGSEHAKKSGLLDSVEEQLKSNSIDYSLLGGVLPNPRADLVYKGIELGREKQIDFILAVGGGSVIDTAKAIALGIPDDGDFFDFFTKKRKPKTALKTGCVLTIPAAGSESSLSTVIEKEIDGKVVKNGCGSPLNRPLFAILDPELTFSVSRYQTACGITDMIAHILERYFTNSKGVTVTDYMCEALLKAIIENAPVAIDDPSNYDARANIMWAGSLAHNNICGVDRVQDWASHHIEHQLSALYDVAHGAGLAVIFPAWMDYVYKHDVMRFAQFAVRVFGVSMDFDDPASTAREGIRAFRHFLHSIGMPLSFEEIGAKEEDIPHLLNMLGVDDVNKTEGQFVLLYRKDCEAIYYRAAHYKYSD; the protein is encoded by the coding sequence ATGGAAAACTTTGAATTTGTTGTCCCAACAAAATACATTTTCGGTCAGGGTACCAGTTCAAAATGCGGTGATACCATCAAAAGCTACGGTTATAAGAATGTATTGGTGGTTTATGGTAGTGAACATGCTAAAAAATCCGGTTTACTTGATTCTGTTGAGGAACAGCTAAAATCAAATTCAATTGATTATTCTTTATTAGGCGGTGTCCTCCCAAATCCAAGAGCAGATCTGGTTTATAAAGGAATTGAACTTGGCAGAGAAAAGCAGATCGACTTCATTTTAGCTGTAGGAGGTGGAAGTGTAATTGATACAGCTAAGGCAATTGCTCTGGGAATTCCTGATGATGGAGATTTTTTTGATTTTTTTACTAAGAAAAGAAAACCCAAAACAGCTCTTAAGACAGGCTGTGTACTGACTATTCCTGCAGCAGGTTCTGAGAGTTCATTATCCACTGTAATTGAAAAGGAAATTGACGGTAAAGTGGTCAAGAATGGATGCGGTTCACCTTTGAACCGACCTCTGTTTGCTATCCTGGATCCTGAACTTACCTTCTCTGTAAGCAGATATCAGACAGCCTGCGGTATAACTGACATGATCGCTCATATCCTAGAACGTTACTTTACTAATTCAAAAGGTGTAACCGTAACTGATTATATGTGTGAGGCGCTGTTAAAGGCTATTATTGAAAACGCTCCTGTGGCTATTGATGATCCTTCAAACTACGATGCCCGTGCAAATATCATGTGGGCAGGCTCATTGGCACATAACAATATCTGTGGTGTTGACAGGGTACAGGACTGGGCCAGTCATCATATAGAGCATCAGCTTTCTGCCTTATATGATGTTGCCCATGGAGCAGGACTAGCAGTGATTTTTCCTGCCTGGATGGATTATGTTTATAAACATGATGTTATGAGGTTTGCTCAGTTTGCCGTAAGAGTATTCGGGGTATCCATGGACTTTGATGATCCTGCTTCAACTGCAAGAGAAGGCATCAGAGCTTTCAGACATTTTCTGCATTCTATAGGTATGCCTCTTTCCTTTGAGGAAATAGGAGCAAAAGAGGAGGATATTCCTCATCTTCTGAATATGCTTGGTGTTGATGATGTAAATAAAACCGAGGGACAGTTCGTTCTTTTATACAGAAAGGACTGTGAGGCGATTTACTACAGAGCTGCTCATTATAAGTATTCTGATTAA
- a CDS encoding extracellular solute-binding protein: protein MKVGSICLLTAALICASNSAMAEKSDKVNIWNWSYNIGENTVADFEKDTGLKTSYVEYDSNELQETRLLAGNTGFDAAIVVSYNVPRMAKAGALMKIDHSKIPNWVKQNKARLEKLATIDPNNDYAYPYIEISIGIGYNKQKVAEIMGKDFKFESWNDLFNPENSAKLKKCGIAIIDSPIEVISAVQHYLNKPPRSEKAEDYEEARKILTSLASNTSYFQSNRYVTDIASGEICVAIGYSGDFVQANHLAQHGKNKYDVDYVVPKEGSIMWFDSWTVPRGAKNVDNAMTWFNWLLDPKNASALSDEIGYIMPVDEAMQNLSEELKANPSIMLSEEKLKTMYFMQETSQKTSKIVSNVWNTMKMDSEKNRGQDNANGWD, encoded by the coding sequence ATGAAGGTTGGATCAATTTGCCTTTTAACTGCTGCCCTGATTTGTGCTTCAAACAGTGCAATGGCAGAAAAAAGCGACAAGGTAAACATCTGGAACTGGAGTTATAACATTGGAGAAAACACTGTAGCAGATTTTGAAAAAGACACTGGCCTTAAAACCAGCTATGTTGAGTATGATTCAAATGAGCTTCAGGAAACCAGACTATTAGCAGGAAATACAGGATTTGATGCTGCTATTGTTGTAAGTTATAACGTACCTCGTATGGCTAAGGCCGGTGCTCTGATGAAAATCGATCACTCAAAGATCCCTAACTGGGTAAAGCAGAACAAGGCCCGTCTTGAAAAACTTGCCACCATCGATCCAAATAATGACTACGCCTACCCTTATATCGAGATTTCCATTGGTATCGGCTATAATAAGCAGAAGGTTGCCGAGATAATGGGTAAGGACTTCAAATTTGAATCATGGAATGATCTTTTCAATCCAGAGAATTCAGCTAAGCTGAAGAAATGTGGTATTGCCATTATTGATTCTCCAATCGAAGTTATCTCTGCTGTACAGCATTACCTGAACAAACCACCTCGTTCAGAGAAAGCAGAAGATTACGAGGAGGCAAGAAAGATTCTTACTTCTCTTGCAAGCAATACCTCATACTTCCAGTCTAACCGTTATGTAACCGATATTGCATCAGGCGAAATCTGCGTTGCCATCGGTTATTCCGGAGACTTCGTTCAGGCTAATCACCTGGCACAGCATGGCAAAAACAAGTATGATGTTGACTATGTCGTACCAAAAGAGGGGTCTATCATGTGGTTTGACAGCTGGACTGTACCACGTGGAGCAAAGAATGTAGACAATGCTATGACCTGGTTTAACTGGCTTTTAGATCCAAAGAACGCCTCTGCTCTTTCAGATGAGATTGGTTATATCATGCCAGTTGATGAGGCTATGCAGAATCTTTCAGAGGAACTAAAGGCAAATCCAAGCATTATGCTTTCTGAAGAAAAACTGAAGACCATGTACTTTATGCAGGAGACTTCACAGAAGACCTCTAAGATTGTAAGTAATGTCTGGAACACCATGAAGATGGATTCAGAAAAGAATCGTGGTCAGGACAACGCTAACGGTTGGGATTAA
- a CDS encoding MATE family efflux transporter: MFSPIYKKEIKTQLRLFLPFLIAQLSSTAMSTVDTIMAGLAGTIDLSGVAIASSFYWPAYMFLAGIAYGVAPTISHLMATKNMRFMQQSLFNAMLVISVFGFITAVILSLSHLIFRFVPSDPMMISVATKYLYFVAIALPATAVYNGYIAYAEGLSITRPALYLGLLQLILDIPFNYIFIFGKFGMPALGGAGCGLTTGLINILTCICLVIYIRRSRAIAKYRVKENVRIIDKEIIRQFLKLAMPLGISRTVEIAGFSLAAVILSPFGPTIVASHSITLNVSSLIYMIPLCLGLTATIRISSAMGVRSWDKAIVVCKVVMGLNFFCLIFYLSGIMLLKENIAALYSNDPIVLKITSFLMILNCIYMLPDSIQCVLGGVLQGLKDSKSILINTVLSFWVIGLPLGYVLAWGVFYKKLEASGIWIGFICALTFSAIFFSSRTYYILRYRKAPKLLLLNYELDDKKANTMK; the protein is encoded by the coding sequence ATGTTTTCACCAATATACAAAAAAGAGATAAAAACACAGTTAAGACTGTTTCTGCCTTTTCTTATTGCTCAGTTATCCTCAACTGCGATGAGTACTGTTGACACTATCATGGCGGGACTTGCAGGAACAATTGATCTGTCAGGAGTTGCTATTGCCAGCTCCTTCTACTGGCCTGCCTATATGTTTCTTGCAGGTATTGCCTATGGTGTAGCTCCAACTATTTCTCACCTTATGGCAACCAAAAATATGCGTTTTATGCAGCAAAGTCTTTTCAATGCAATGCTGGTGATTAGTGTATTCGGTTTTATTACTGCGGTTATTCTGAGTCTGTCGCACCTGATATTCAGGTTCGTTCCTTCTGATCCTATGATGATTAGTGTAGCAACAAAATATCTGTATTTTGTAGCCATAGCCTTACCTGCAACTGCAGTTTACAACGGTTATATTGCTTATGCTGAAGGTCTTTCCATCACAAGACCAGCCTTATATCTAGGACTGCTGCAACTGATTCTGGATATTCCATTTAACTATATATTTATTTTCGGAAAATTCGGCATGCCTGCTTTGGGAGGAGCCGGATGCGGCCTTACCACTGGACTAATCAATATCCTTACCTGTATCTGTCTTGTGATTTATATCAGAAGATCAAGAGCTATAGCAAAATATCGAGTTAAAGAAAATGTAAGGATCATTGATAAGGAAATTATCAGACAGTTTTTAAAACTGGCAATGCCGCTTGGCATCTCAAGGACAGTTGAAATTGCAGGATTTTCTCTTGCAGCTGTAATCTTAAGCCCTTTTGGTCCTACGATAGTAGCCTCTCATTCCATTACACTTAATGTCTCAAGTCTTATCTACATGATCCCTTTATGTCTGGGACTTACAGCAACAATAAGAATATCTTCGGCTATGGGAGTCAGAAGTTGGGACAAGGCAATCGTTGTTTGCAAAGTGGTAATGGGACTGAACTTTTTTTGTCTGATATTTTATCTGTCAGGAATTATGCTGCTAAAAGAGAACATTGCAGCTTTATATTCAAATGATCCAATTGTGCTTAAAATTACGTCTTTCCTTATGATTCTGAACTGCATATATATGCTACCTGATTCTATTCAGTGTGTCTTAGGTGGTGTTCTACAGGGCTTAAAAGACTCAAAAAGCATTCTTATCAATACTGTACTATCATTCTGGGTTATTGGTCTGCCATTAGGATACGTGCTAGCCTGGGGAGTTTTTTATAAGAAACTCGAAGCTTCTGGTATCTGGATTGGCTTTATCTGTGCGCTGACATTTTCGGCGATCTTCTTCAGTTCAAGGACCTATTACATATTAAGATACAGAAAAGCGCCAAAACTTCTGCTGTTAAACTATGAACTGGATGATAAAAAAGCAAACACTATGAAATAG
- a CDS encoding P-II family nitrogen regulator, with the protein MKRIVAIIKPFKLDDVRENLAKIGISGITVSEAKGFGRQKGHTELYRGAEYVVDFLPKCKLEIVTTDEQLDECVDTIIKSAYTGKIGDGKIFISDVCRVIRIRTGEENDEAI; encoded by the coding sequence ATGAAAAGAATTGTTGCAATTATAAAGCCATTCAAGCTCGATGATGTTCGTGAAAATCTTGCAAAGATTGGCATATCAGGTATCACTGTTTCAGAGGCAAAAGGCTTTGGTCGACAGAAAGGTCACACTGAACTATACCGTGGTGCTGAATACGTAGTGGACTTCCTGCCTAAATGCAAACTGGAGATTGTTACTACGGACGAACAGCTTGATGAATGTGTGGATACAATCATTAAATCCGCCTATACCGGAAAAATTGGTGACGGCAAGATTTTTATCTCAGATGTATGCAGAGTAATCAGAATTCGTACTGGCGAGGAGAATGACGAAGCTATCTGA
- a CDS encoding ammonium transporter, giving the protein MKRSLKIGTALPLYLLSQSVFAEDSLSQADNGFILMSAMLVLLMSIPGIGLFYSGLTRAKNVLSTIEQTLAVFCVAILLWFVVGYTIAFGGTEGALGSFLGDMSKALLAGVDYNSLSGSISEFTFVIFQAAFCAISSCLVIGATVERVKFSAVLIALSIWIVLSYAPLAHQVWGGGFIDSYFMSYDFAGGTVVHINAAVCGITGAFMLGKRNDLGKVIMTPHNLGFTYIGACLLWIGWLGFNAGSELCADGVSALAFINTVLCPAAAALTWMCAEWIIFKKPSTLGTASGVIAGLVGITPACAFVSPAGAIVIGIACGVICLWGVHGFKRLFKIDDSLDVFGIHGLGAICGGILTGVFCSPELGGTGFKGEWTSILGQTYGQIGSIIVSVVWSFVASVIAFYIAKKLVGLRVSSDEESEGLDLASHGERGYNL; this is encoded by the coding sequence ATGAAAAGATCATTGAAGATAGGTACAGCGTTACCACTGTATTTATTATCACAAAGCGTTTTTGCTGAAGATTCATTAAGTCAGGCTGACAACGGTTTTATTCTGATGTCTGCCATGCTGGTTCTTCTGATGTCCATTCCAGGAATAGGACTTTTCTATTCTGGATTAACCAGAGCTAAAAATGTTCTGTCTACTATTGAACAGACTCTGGCTGTTTTCTGTGTAGCCATTCTGCTTTGGTTTGTTGTTGGCTATACCATCGCTTTTGGTGGAACTGAAGGTGCTTTAGGAAGCTTTTTGGGCGATATGTCAAAGGCTCTTTTAGCTGGTGTTGATTACAATTCATTGTCTGGATCAATTTCAGAGTTTACCTTTGTAATCTTTCAGGCAGCCTTCTGTGCTATTTCATCCTGTCTCGTTATCGGTGCTACTGTAGAACGAGTTAAGTTTTCTGCTGTACTGATTGCCTTGTCAATCTGGATTGTTCTCTCATATGCTCCTTTAGCTCATCAGGTCTGGGGTGGCGGTTTCATCGACTCCTATTTCATGTCTTATGACTTTGCTGGCGGTACCGTTGTTCATATCAATGCAGCTGTATGTGGTATTACCGGAGCTTTCATGCTGGGTAAGAGAAATGATTTGGGCAAGGTGATTATGACTCCTCATAACTTAGGTTTCACCTATATCGGAGCCTGTCTGCTGTGGATCGGCTGGTTAGGCTTTAACGCAGGTTCAGAGTTATGTGCAGATGGTGTTAGTGCTTTAGCTTTCATTAATACTGTTCTCTGTCCTGCAGCTGCAGCCTTAACCTGGATGTGTGCTGAGTGGATCATCTTCAAGAAGCCATCAACCTTAGGTACAGCATCAGGTGTGATTGCAGGTCTTGTTGGTATTACTCCAGCCTGTGCTTTCGTAAGTCCAGCCGGTGCGATTGTAATCGGTATAGCCTGCGGTGTTATCTGCCTGTGGGGTGTACATGGATTTAAGAGACTTTTTAAGATTGATGACTCTCTTGATGTATTCGGTATTCATGGTTTAGGAGCAATCTGCGGTGGCATTCTGACAGGAGTATTCTGTTCTCCTGAGCTTGGTGGTACAGGTTTCAAGGGGGAATGGACCTCTATCCTTGGTCAGACCTACGGTCAGATTGGTTCAATCATTGTTTCAGTTGTCTGGTCATTTGTAGCTTCAGTTATCGCATTCTATATTGCCAAGAAGCTGGTTGGTCTGAGAGTATCCTCTGATGAAGAGTCTGAAGGTCTTGATTTGGCCTCACATGGTGAGCGTGGATACAATCTTTAA
- a CDS encoding L-fucose/L-arabinose isomerase family protein yields MLPNIPNVNLGVIAVSRDCFIRSLSERRRAAVVKACQDKGIKINEIKVTVENENDAVKAVEEAKKAGCNALVVFLGNFGPETPETLIKKFFDGPCMFVAAAEETGNDLVDGRGDAYCGMLNCSYNLGLRKLKGFIPEYPVGTASDIANMVADFLPVARTLIGLANLKIITFGPRPQDFFACNAPIKGLYDIGVEIEENSELDLLVAYRKHAGDPRIKDVVADMSKELGTNGNTYPDMLERMAQFELTLVDWAEQHKGSRQYVVFADKCWPAFPEEFGFEPCYVNSRLASRGMPVACEVDIFGALSEYIGACVTEDAVTLLDINNSVPQDLFDQDIKPKFSQYKLTDTFMGFHCGNTPFCKLTTTDSCNMKLGKINYQIIQHRLLEPAGSTPDFTRGTLEGDLTAGPITFFRLQTTPDTKLQAYVAEGEVLPVGTRSFGGIGIFAIPEMGRFYRHVLIEKRYPHHGAVAFSHVGKALFNIFNMLGIETVNYNQPAGVLYPTENPFA; encoded by the coding sequence ATGCTACCAAATATCCCTAATGTAAATCTTGGCGTTATCGCTGTATCCAGAGACTGTTTTATCCGTTCACTGTCAGAGCGTCGTCGCGCTGCAGTTGTTAAGGCTTGCCAGGATAAGGGTATAAAGATTAACGAAATCAAAGTTACCGTAGAAAACGAAAATGATGCAGTTAAGGCTGTAGAAGAGGCTAAGAAGGCTGGTTGCAATGCACTGGTTGTTTTCTTAGGAAACTTTGGTCCAGAGACTCCTGAAACTCTGATTAAAAAGTTCTTTGATGGTCCTTGTATGTTTGTTGCAGCAGCAGAGGAAACCGGCAATGATCTAGTTGATGGTCGTGGTGACGCATACTGCGGTATGTTAAACTGCTCATATAACTTAGGTTTACGTAAGCTTAAGGGCTTCATTCCTGAGTATCCAGTTGGCACCGCTTCAGACATCGCTAACATGGTTGCAGACTTCCTTCCTGTTGCTCGCACTTTAATTGGTCTTGCAAATCTGAAGATTATTACCTTCGGACCTCGTCCTCAGGATTTCTTTGCATGTAATGCTCCTATTAAGGGCTTATATGATATCGGTGTTGAGATTGAAGAGAACTCAGAACTTGATCTTTTAGTAGCTTACAGAAAGCACGCAGGCGATCCTCGTATTAAAGATGTTGTTGCTGATATGTCAAAGGAATTAGGCACCAACGGTAATACATATCCAGATATGTTAGAGAGAATGGCTCAGTTTGAGCTTACTCTGGTTGACTGGGCTGAACAGCACAAGGGTTCTCGTCAGTATGTAGTATTTGCTGACAAGTGCTGGCCTGCATTCCCAGAGGAGTTCGGTTTCGAGCCTTGCTATGTAAATTCACGTCTGGCTTCACGCGGTATGCCTGTTGCATGTGAGGTAGATATCTTCGGTGCATTATCAGAGTATATCGGTGCATGTGTAACAGAAGATGCTGTAACCTTACTTGATATCAACAACTCTGTTCCTCAGGATTTATTCGATCAGGATATCAAGCCTAAGTTCTCACAGTACAAGCTAACTGACACCTTCATGGGCTTCCACTGCGGTAATACTCCATTCTGCAAGCTGACCACTACTGACAGCTGCAATATGAAGCTTGGTAAGATCAACTATCAGATCATCCAGCACCGTCTGTTAGAGCCAGCAGGTTCAACCCCAGATTTCACACGTGGTACTCTAGAAGGCGATCTGACTGCAGGTCCAATTACCTTCTTCAGATTACAGACTACTCCAGATACCAAGCTTCAGGCTTATGTAGCTGAAGGTGAGGTTCTTCCTGTAGGTACCCGTTCATTCGGTGGTATTGGTATCTTTGCAATCCCTGAGATGGGCCGTTTCTACCGTCATGTTCTGATTGAGAAGCGTTATCCACACCACGGTGCAGTTGCATTCAGCCATGTTGGCAAGGCTCTGTTCAATATCTTCAATATGTTAGGTATTGAGACTGTAAACTACAATCAGCCAGCAGGTGTTCTATACCCAACTGAAAATCCATTTGCTTAA
- a CDS encoding tetratricopeptide repeat protein, translating into MAGKKKEKKPKDKRPFKEKLKSFVSKNKVALIILSLIVLLGGGVGLIVTGYLEYNRATREAYVVAGMKAMEDGNFHKAQSLLLKATYLQAPEAYPFLAWLSAKAGNFTKALDYCRETAKYPEIHGAYEVMGYLSLLGYGNAQGAGSALFYFDEAMKSYSEEYLKTHNPLLAMYEKSISLCMNKQDYIRMVDEAQKKGSNIALLYRGDLDFLGEENDLSPKSAAKSWEDAKNNGVLEAETRLASLLWYGYGKRRDYRTAMRYFEDAAKKHEPAANYSLGLIRLRQGKKTSYAEGMRYLKNAAKMNYGPALTAVGVNAIIKTKDFSKIASAAADIFKQAYDCGDTTGGILYALMMMNGMGIATDQTEALSILYDLKTRGVQSVGAMLKYFTYNNEVDSKRVFNQAIALISDQYLGKYTFAEGAPEAKMYHEQKESGSLSYYISQKDDRDRYTDEFIADLGKNYVEKLDKPEDIEINGEKLLYPEITQILDMYNPTTGAKTFMPQAVMEISASMPKLPPSYDKYEIDFDTIMNNFDDFY; encoded by the coding sequence ATGGCTGGCAAGAAGAAAGAGAAAAAACCAAAGGACAAAAGACCCTTTAAAGAGAAACTGAAGAGTTTTGTCTCCAAAAATAAAGTGGCTTTGATTATTCTTTCTCTCATCGTTCTTTTAGGCGGTGGTGTCGGTCTTATTGTCACCGGATATCTTGAGTATAATCGAGCAACCCGTGAAGCCTATGTCGTTGCAGGAATGAAGGCAATGGAGGATGGAAACTTCCATAAGGCTCAGTCTCTGCTACTTAAGGCTACATATCTTCAGGCTCCAGAAGCCTATCCTTTTTTAGCCTGGCTGAGTGCAAAAGCCGGTAATTTCACAAAAGCTCTGGACTATTGCCGTGAAACCGCAAAATATCCTGAAATTCATGGAGCTTATGAGGTAATGGGCTACCTGTCTTTACTTGGATACGGAAATGCTCAGGGGGCAGGCTCAGCCCTGTTCTATTTTGATGAGGCAATGAAATCCTATTCAGAGGAATATCTAAAAACACATAATCCTTTGCTGGCTATGTATGAGAAATCTATAAGCCTGTGCATGAATAAACAGGATTACATCCGTATGGTTGACGAGGCTCAGAAAAAGGGGTCAAATATCGCTCTGCTTTACAGAGGTGATTTGGATTTTCTTGGAGAAGAAAATGATCTTTCTCCAAAGAGTGCCGCGAAATCATGGGAAGATGCCAAGAATAACGGTGTACTAGAAGCTGAGACACGTCTTGCTTCGCTGTTATGGTACGGATACGGAAAACGTCGTGATTATCGTACGGCTATGAGATACTTTGAGGATGCTGCTAAAAAGCATGAACCTGCAGCTAACTATTCACTAGGTCTTATTCGTCTGCGTCAGGGAAAAAAGACCTCCTATGCTGAAGGTATGCGTTATCTTAAGAATGCCGCTAAAATGAATTACGGTCCGGCACTTACTGCTGTAGGTGTTAATGCAATCATAAAAACTAAGGATTTTTCCAAGATTGCATCTGCTGCAGCTGATATTTTCAAGCAGGCCTACGACTGTGGTGATACCACAGGAGGCATTCTTTACGCGCTTATGATGATGAACGGAATGGGTATTGCCACTGATCAGACTGAAGCTCTTTCCATTCTTTATGATCTGAAAACTCGCGGAGTACAGTCGGTTGGAGCAATGCTTAAATACTTTACCTACAATAACGAGGTTGATTCTAAGCGGGTTTTTAATCAGGCTATCGCCCTGATCTCAGATCAGTATTTAGGAAAATACACCTTTGCTGAGGGGGCGCCTGAAGCAAAGATGTATCATGAGCAAAAGGAGAGCGGTTCTTTAAGCTACTATATTTCTCAGAAGGACGACCGAGACAGATATACAGATGAGTTTATCGCAGATCTCGGAAAGAATTATGTTGAAAAACTGGATAAACCTGAAGATATTGAAATCAATGGTGAAAAACTTCTATATCCTGAGATTACCCAGATCCTTGATATGTACAATCCAACTACAGGAGCAAAAACTTTTATGCCTCAGGCTGTTATGGAAATCTCTGCTTCTATGCCAAAGCTTCCTCCAAGCTATGACAAATATGAAATTGATTTTGATACTATCATGAACAATTTCGACGATTTCTACTAA